The following proteins come from a genomic window of Tindallia californiensis:
- the hutH gene encoding histidine ammonia-lyase — protein MKEVRIDGNSLTIEEVVEVARNNASVALTEESVEKIHRARKVVDDFVQEEKVIYGITTGFGKFSDVVISKEEAKQLQKNLIMSHACGVGEPFEEEISRGIMLLRANALAKGFSGVRLETIQTLIEMLNKGVHPVIPEKGSLGASGDLAPLSHMVLVMMGMGEAFYQGQRLTGEEAMKKAGITPIELTSKEGLGLINGTQAMTAVGTLCYYDAMILMKTADIAGALTVEALRGITDAFDLRLHQVRPHAGQIHSASNMLKLTEESQRTTRQGEVRVQDAYTLRCIPQVHGASRDALEHLKKKIEIEINSVTDNPIIFADTKEAISGGNFHGQAMALAFDYLGIAIAELANISERRIERLVNPQLSGLPAFLTQKGGLNSGFMIAQYSAAALVSENKVLAHPSSVDSIPSSANQEDHVSMGTIGARKARSILTNAQSVVGIELMAAAQAIDLDGEEKPGRGTLAAYESLRQTLPALGEDRVLYDDIQISTTAVASGQIVSAVEKVVGEL, from the coding sequence ATGAAAGAAGTCAGAATTGATGGAAATAGCCTTACAATTGAAGAAGTTGTGGAAGTTGCTCGGAATAACGCTTCAGTTGCTTTAACAGAAGAATCTGTAGAAAAGATTCATCGTGCACGAAAAGTAGTTGACGATTTTGTACAGGAAGAAAAAGTGATTTATGGGATCACTACTGGTTTTGGTAAGTTTAGCGATGTGGTTATCTCAAAAGAAGAAGCAAAACAATTACAAAAAAACCTGATTATGAGTCATGCCTGCGGCGTGGGAGAGCCTTTTGAAGAAGAAATCTCCCGAGGAATCATGTTGCTGAGAGCCAATGCTCTAGCCAAAGGATTTTCAGGTGTCCGGTTAGAAACCATACAAACATTGATAGAGATGTTGAATAAAGGCGTTCATCCGGTGATTCCGGAAAAAGGTTCTTTGGGAGCCAGTGGCGATTTGGCACCTCTCTCCCATATGGTATTAGTGATGATGGGCATGGGTGAAGCTTTTTATCAAGGACAGCGTTTAACCGGAGAAGAGGCAATGAAAAAAGCTGGTATTACCCCTATTGAACTCACATCCAAAGAAGGATTGGGTCTTATTAATGGAACACAGGCCATGACAGCTGTAGGTACTTTATGTTATTATGATGCCATGATCTTGATGAAAACTGCGGATATCGCCGGTGCTTTAACGGTAGAGGCACTAAGAGGCATCACCGATGCTTTTGACCTTCGTCTCCATCAGGTTCGACCACATGCAGGGCAAATACACAGTGCTTCGAACATGTTAAAGCTTACAGAAGAAAGTCAGCGTACGACACGGCAGGGAGAAGTACGGGTGCAGGATGCCTATACGCTTCGCTGCATTCCTCAGGTTCATGGGGCATCCAGAGATGCTTTGGAGCACTTAAAGAAAAAAATTGAAATTGAAATCAACTCAGTAACAGACAATCCGATTATTTTTGCAGATACCAAGGAAGCCATTTCTGGCGGTAATTTCCATGGACAAGCAATGGCATTAGCCTTTGATTATTTGGGAATAGCGATTGCTGAATTAGCGAATATATCAGAACGAAGGATTGAAAGACTTGTCAATCCACAGTTAAGCGGTCTTCCTGCTTTTCTGACGCAAAAGGGTGGTCTTAACTCTGGGTTTATGATTGCTCAATATTCTGCCGCCGCATTAGTATCTGAAAACAAAGTGCTGGCCCATCCTTCCAGTGTTGACTCTATCCCCTCGTCAGCTAATCAGGAGGATCATGTAAGTATGGGTACCATTGGTGCCAGAAAAGCACGAAGCATCCTAACGAATGCACAAAGTGTTGTTGGTATCGAATTAATGGCAGCGGCTCAGGCTATTGATCTTGACGGTGAAGAAAAACCTGGCAGAGGAACGCTGGCAGCATACGAAAGTTTACGGCAGACACTGCCAGCACTGGGAGAAGACCGGGTATTATATGATGACATTCAAATAAGCACAACGGCTGTTGCTTCTGGACAAATTGTCAGCGCTGTTGAAAAAGTAGTAGGAGAGCTGTAA